The window TACAAAGCATCACCATTCAAGCCTATTCTGCCGAGGATATGAATACTATTTCTCAATCAGTGGAAAAATTTTTTCTTCGAAAATTAGGTGATATTGACCGGTTTACTATTATGAATCAGCAAGATATTCTTGATACTATTAATCAGGTCACGGGAACTATAACCCTTTTTCTGGGAGCAATAACTGGCATCTCTCTCCTTGTTGGAGGAATCGGAATTATGAATATCATGCTGGTTTCGGTTACAGAAAGAACTCGAGAAATTGGCCTTCGGAAAGCAATCGGAGCTCGTCCAAATGATATTCTTTTCCAATTCATGGTTGAATCATCAGTGCTGAGTTGTTTGGGAGGAATACTTGGGATTATTTTTGGAACAATCGGCGCAAAAATAATTGGAAATTTAACCCAATGGGTTACTACCGTCAGTTTTGGCTCTATTGTTATATCTTTTGGAGTTTCACTGGCTGTCGGTTTGTTTTTTGGCATACTCCCCGCCCGACGAGCCAGTAAGCTTGATCCAATTACGGCTTTACGATATGAATAAAAATCCTAAGCTCCGCTTCTTTCCAATAACTTAAAAAGGATTTTTAGAACCGAGCTTATTCACCGGTCAAACTTCCTTCATCACCTCTTCCCTCAATAACATCAACAATCCTTTGAACGAGCAGGGGTGCAACCCTTTCTGCAAATTCATAATTTGGATGAGAATCATCACTGGAAGCAGCATACTGATTTTTTAAGTAAAATCCACCCTCGGTTTCTAACTGAAAAAAATCCCAAATATAAATATTATCTCCGGGCTGATCCCACTCCTCTTTAACCCATTTAAAAAATTTCTGTGCTCTTTGTGCATTCTCTTTTGTGGTAGCACCTCTTACTTGCGCTGCTCCAGTCCAAACAATAAAAAGTGTTTCAGGAAATTCATATATTTTTTCTTTAAGAGCCAAATATTGAAGTTGATAGTTTTCAATGGATTTAACATCGGAACTCACGTCTGCTTCTCCACTATTGCCCTCAATATCACTCACCGGGAAACAATGTTTCCAAATGATCATTTGGTAATCTTGAGTGAGTATTTCCAGAGTCGGTTCATCCATAAATGGCTCTTCTCCAGCATGTTCAACCCAGATATTCCAATAGTCATAGGGATAATTACTCCATCCATAAGGATAATCTTTGGGAAATTCTTGGGCTTCGATAAAATATGACGTACCATGATTGTTGTTATATTGATCAATTAAATCGGGAACACCACCCTCCCAAATGACTTGACCGGTGCTATGGTGCAGAAAAAGAATATTCATTTCCTGGGCAAAAGCTGAAGAGTTGAACAAATCCCTGTTGTGAGGAAAAGGTTGAGAAAACAGAACGAACAACAATAAACTCAAAATTAAAAATTTAACAAATAAATCTTTACATCTCATTAACATTCCCCTCCCGTTTTTACCATCTTTAACTCATATTCATTCAATTATAGCTACATCATAAATTCTGATAAAAAAACGGTTTTATGCACTACTGATGGTAATTTCTCTAAAAATATTTTACTCCAAATAAAATAATGTAATCTCTTTTTTAAATAATTTTTTTAAATTTTTTGAATTAATTAATAAAAGATGAGTTTAAGATATAATAGGATGAAGTTCCTAATTTAACTAATGGAAGGATGATGCTATAAATCACACTTATTATATATCTTTAAAGAGAATCATAAAACTTCCTAAAAGGAACTTTTATCTTTTATTGTCATTAGAAATGAAAATCGAACAGAATACTCATTGTGATGTGTATTCTTTAAAATGTTTATTTAATCTCCTTTGTAAAACCTTTTTTTAACACATCTATCATTATTCAGTCGATATCTTAAGAAAGATTAAAAAATTAGCTCGTATAGCATTCAATGCCTATCATTAAGTTGAAATGAGCGGAAAATAAGAAGAGGAGGTATCAAAAGAAATGAAAAAAATTATGTTGTATGCATTGAGTACCTGCCCTTTTTGCACCATGGCAAAGAAATATTTTACCAACCATCAGATTATTTATGATTCAGTAGATGTGGATCTTCTCAAAGAGGATGAAAAAGAAAAAACCATAAGTGAAGTACAGAAAATTTCTGGTCGACGAGCATTCCCAGTTATTGTTATTGATGATGAAGTCATTGTTGGATATGATGAACTTCGTATCAAGGAGGCTTTAGAAAAATGAATGCCCAAGAAAAAATCCTCTGCCCAGTCTGCCAGGTCAACTTTATTCTGAAAGAAACAAAAGAAGCTGGGAAAAGGATCATTTGTCCAGTCTGTGGTGCAGTCTTAGTAATGGTTTTAAAACAAGATCAAATAGTTTTAGAGCGACCTAAGGATATCTCTTTAGAAGATGAAATAAGACATAGAATGGATAATTTTGCTCGATTCCGTGGTTACCATTTCAATGAAATGAAGGAAGCCCTGGTGGAAGGTTTGCTTAAAAAGCAGCAGCGATTTGGAGATTTCTATTGTCCTTGTAGAATTGACAACGTTCAAGACAATGTTTGCCCTTGTATTTACACCCGCCAGGGGGATGTTGAAAAAAATGGTCGGTGTCATTGTGGTTTATTTTGGAAATAAAAAAAGGGCGATATTATCTATCGCCCTTTTTATTGTCTTCCTTTTCAAGTAGAACATCTTTTTCCCATTAGTCTTTCCCGGCCGAAAGGAGAAATAAGCCGAAGGTCTTTGATAATCCCCGGCATAACTTCGATAACCTTATTCACTTCTTCCTCCTGATTATACCGACTCAAAGAAAACCTCACTGAGCCATGAATAGCCGTGTTACGAACCCCCATAGCCCGTAATACATGACTTGGTTCTAATGATCCTGATGTGCAGGCCGAACCCGAGGAAGCACAAATACCATATTCATTCAATCGGAGAAGGACAGCTTCTCCTTCAACGAACTCAAAACTAATATTAGATGTATTTGGGAGACGGTTTTCTCTGTCGCCATTGATACTGGCATCCGGGCAATTATTTAATAAACCCTTTTCTAACTTATCTCTGAGTTTTTTAACGAAGTTAATTTCCTTTTGAATACTTTTTGCTGCGATCTCACAAGCTTTCCCTAAACCAATAATGAAAGCAACGTTTTCCGTTCCTGCTCGACGTCCGTTTTCCTGATGGCCACCAATTATATAAGGATAAAACCGGGTTCCTTTCCTCACATATAAAGCTCCAATCCCTTTGGGTGCGTGGATTTTATGCCCTGAAAGTGTAAGCATATCAACTGGAAGGTCTTTTACGTTAACTGGTAATTTGCCAACAATTTGAACCGCATCAGTGTGAAAAACTACCTTTCTTTCTTTAAGAATATGCCCAATCTTTTCTATGGGAAAAATTACTCCGGTTTCATTATTAGCATACATAATTGAAACTATTGCTAGGTCATCGTCAATAGCCCGCAAAAATGATTCAATTTCTAATCTTCCTTTATTATCAACCGGTAAGTAGGTTACTCGATATCCCTTACGGCCCAAATTTTTACAGAAGTTTAAAACTGCCGGATGTTCAACTTTGGTTGTAATAATGTGTTTTTTTGCTGGATTGGTTTCGATAGCGCTCATAATTGCAGTATTGTCGCTTTCGGTTCCACAACTGGTAAAAATGATTTCATCTGGCTCTGCTCCAATAAGCAATGCGACTTGTTCTCGGGCTTCTTCTATCCTTCGATAGACCTGTCCTCCAAAGGTATGCATGCTGGAAGGATTACCATAATAGTCCCGAAAATAAGGAAGCATGCTATCTAATACTTCTTGGGCAACCTGAGTGGTAGCATTATTATCAAAATATAAAGTGTTCATTCTTCAACCACCATAATTTCTTCACCAACAACTTCCCTGAGTTTATCTTCGATACTTTTAAGTGTTATCCCACCCATAGGACAGGATACACACATGGCACGAAAACCTACTATAACTTTATTTCCCTCAATATCAATCAATTCGATATCACCTCCATCGGCTTGTAGCCTCGGTCGAATTTCTCTCTCCAAAATGTCTTGGATGAGGGCGATTTTTTGCAAATTGGTGAGTTTTTTTGGAGAACTGGTTTCAATTTTAATTGGTTCTTTAATTGACCAAACATCCTTAAGAATAGCTTCAATTTCTCCAAGACAAGATCCACATGCGCCTCCGGCTTTGGTAAAATTGGTAATTTCCTCAACCGTCGTTAGATGATTTTCTTGAGCAACTTTACGAATTTTTTCTTCTGAAACATTAAAACATTTACAAACAATTTTTTCTTGAAGTTCAATAGGCTGGATTTCCCCTTTATAATTTTTGATGGCTTCTTCTAAAGCTTCCCTGCCCATAACTGAGCAATGCATTTTCTCTTCAGGAAGACCTCCCAAGTAATCAGCAATATCTTGATTGCTAATTTCTTGGGCTTCTTCAATGGTTTTTCCTTTCAACAACTCAGTTAAAACTGATGAACTAGCTATGGCTGAGGCACATCCAAAAGTTTGAAACTTAGCATCTATTATTTTATGAGTTTTCTTATCTACTTTGAGGGTAATTTTTAAAGCATCACCACAAACAATATTCCCAATAATACCCACGGCATCAGGATTTTCAATTTCTCCAACATTACGTGGGTGAAGAAAGTGATCTTTAACTTTTTCAGTGTAATTCCACATGGCTTATTACCATACCTTTATTAGTTATTCGATATACTTAGTTTATTATACTATTGTTGCTAAAAAATTAAAATTGCTACGATAGAAATTATTCGATTATTATACACCAGAGTTCGGATGTCTTTTATTAAACCATTAACTGTTTTTATCAATCTCCAATGCTTTGCTTATTTATATAAACTAATCTTATAATTTCCAGTATCTTTATAAAAAAATCAACTCGTTACCTGTTTTCCTTCTTTGTAAAAAAGAAATTAAACAGATATTCTGTTCAGTGTATTAAGAAGATATTGTTTTATCCGCACAATGATCCAAATTGAATGATAAACTAACCAATAGAACCAATTGTTTTAAAAATGTTTAACTCTTTTAGAATTTAATTGTTAATTATAGAAAGGGAGGATTTTTATGCTAGAACGAAAATCTATCGACAATAGTCAGATCCGTGAACAAGCAAAAAAGCTTGGCATACCAACCTGTGATCTATTGATGAGAAAAATGATGGAATTAAGCGGTTTTGAGAATATTCCAAGGACGCTATTTGCTGCTTGTCCTAATTCTGAAACTGTTATAAAAGCCGCCCTAAGATCAGCCCAAAGGGCTAATGCTCCGATAAAATTTGCCGCTACTCTCAATCAAGTTGACTTAGACGGCGGATATACCGGGATGAATCAGTTTGAATTTGTAAAAATGGTAAAGCTTGAGGCAGAAGCTATTAATTACAATGGACCAATCATTATTGCTATCGATCATGGCGGTCCTTGGCTTAAAGATATACAAAGTCAAGAACACTGGCCTCTAAAAAAATGCATGGAATGGATAAAAAAATCATTCGAGGCTGCTATTGAAGCTGGGTATGACCTCATCCATGTAGATCCTACAGTAGACAAAACTCTACCCGCTGGTTCAGTTATACCTATCGATACCGTGATTACCAGAACAGTAGAATTAATTGAACACGCTGAGGTTTTCCGTCGACGCCACCAATTTCCCCCAATATCCTATGAAGTAGGAACTGAAGAAGTGCATGGGGGGTTAGCCGACTTGTCAGTTTTTGAAAGTTTTCTTAAGGGCTTAAAGACTCAGCTTCAAAATCGGGGTTTATCGGATGTGTGGCCAATTTTTGTCGTGGGAAAAGTCGGGACTGATCTTCATACCACAACTTTTGATCCTCAGGTAGCCCGACAATTAGTTCAAATAGCTAAAATCTACGGATCATTTATCAAAGGCCATTATACTGATTATGTTGAAAATCCCATTGACTACCCTCTATCAGGTATGGGCGGTGCAAATGTTGGTCCTGAATTTACCGAAGAAGAATACAACTCCCTCCTCGAATGTGAAAATATTGAAATCCGCTTGAATAGACAAGGAGCTATTGCTAAATTATCCAAATTAATGGAAAGTTTAGAACAAGCAGTCTACCAAAGTGGTCGTTGGAAAAAATGGCTCTTAACCGAAGAAATAGGAACTGATTTTTTCTCGCTAACTCCCGAAAGGAGAGCCTGGTTAACCAAAACTGGGTGTCGTTATATCTGGTCATTACCAGAAGTCGTA of the Candidatus Atribacteria bacterium ADurb.Bin276 genome contains:
- a CDS encoding Ferredoxin thioredoxin reductase catalytic beta chain, giving the protein MNAQEKILCPVCQVNFILKETKEAGKRIICPVCGAVLVMVLKQDQIVLERPKDISLEDEIRHRMDNFARFRGYHFNEMKEALVEGLLKKQQRFGDFYCPCRIDNVQDNVCPCIYTRQGDVEKNGRCHCGLFWK
- the nifU gene encoding NifU-like protein, with product MWNYTEKVKDHFLHPRNVGEIENPDAVGIIGNIVCGDALKITLKVDKKTHKIIDAKFQTFGCASAIASSSVLTELLKGKTIEEAQEISNQDIADYLGGLPEEKMHCSVMGREALEEAIKNYKGEIQPIELQEKIVCKCFNVSEEKIRKVAQENHLTTVEEITNFTKAGGACGSCLGEIEAILKDVWSIKEPIKIETSSPKKLTNLQKIALIQDILEREIRPRLQADGGDIELIDIEGNKVIVGFRAMCVSCPMGGITLKSIEDKLREVVGEEIMVVEE
- the kbaZ gene encoding D-tagatose-1,6-bisphosphate aldolase subunit KbaZ, which translates into the protein MLERKSIDNSQIREQAKKLGIPTCDLLMRKMMELSGFENIPRTLFAACPNSETVIKAALRSAQRANAPIKFAATLNQVDLDGGYTGMNQFEFVKMVKLEAEAINYNGPIIIAIDHGGPWLKDIQSQEHWPLKKCMEWIKKSFEAAIEAGYDLIHVDPTVDKTLPAGSVIPIDTVITRTVELIEHAEVFRRRHQFPPISYEVGTEEVHGGLADLSVFESFLKGLKTQLQNRGLSDVWPIFVVGKVGTDLHTTTFDPQVARQLVQIAKIYGSFIKGHYTDYVENPIDYPLSGMGGANVGPEFTEEEYNSLLECENIEIRLNRQGAIAKLSKLMESLEQAVYQSGRWKKWLLTEEIGTDFFSLTPERRAWLTKTGCRYIWSLPEVVKSRLCLYQNLIKNGYQAEIIVISAIEKSMDKYLHAFQLVDLNQIIQKVL
- the nifS gene encoding Cysteine desulfurase, yielding MNTLYFDNNATTQVAQEVLDSMLPYFRDYYGNPSSMHTFGGQVYRRIEEAREQVALLIGAEPDEIIFTSCGTESDNTAIMSAIETNPAKKHIITTKVEHPAVLNFCKNLGRKGYRVTYLPVDNKGRLEIESFLRAIDDDLAIVSIMYANNETGVIFPIEKIGHILKERKVVFHTDAVQIVGKLPVNVKDLPVDMLTLSGHKIHAPKGIGALYVRKGTRFYPYIIGGHQENGRRAGTENVAFIIGLGKACEIAAKSIQKEINFVKKLRDKLEKGLLNNCPDASINGDRENRLPNTSNISFEFVEGEAVLLRLNEYGICASSGSACTSGSLEPSHVLRAMGVRNTAIHGSVRFSLSRYNQEEEVNKVIEVMPGIIKDLRLISPFGRERLMGKRCST
- a CDS encoding glutaredoxin 3; protein product: MKKIMLYALSTCPFCTMAKKYFTNHQIIYDSVDVDLLKEDEKEKTISEVQKISGRRAFPVIVIDDEVIVGYDELRIKEALEK